A part of Paenibacillus sp. sptzw28 genomic DNA contains:
- the hflX gene encoding GTPase HflX, which produces MEQLKQKAIIVGVNLNNQPDFSYSMEELRGLAAACNMEVAGELHQKANRVGSSHYIGTGKLAELSAMLEAHDAPVVIFNDELSPSQLRNLEAYLQRKVIDRTILILDIFAERAKTREAQLQVEVARLQYMLPRLTGLRESLGRQGGGSGLKNRGSGETKLELDRRRIEERITALQAELEKLVSRRQVQRKQRQKNKVPVVCLVGYTNTGKSSLMNVMVETYNPRPEKQVFVRDMLFATLETSVRSIELPGHKSFLLTDTVGFVSGLPHHLIKAFRSTLEEVAEADLLIHVVDYSNPEYKQLISVTNDTLKELGADQIPTIFAYNKTDLTDHLYPQVHDGSVYLSAREKSGIHELTELIRSQIFNGYIQCEVVIPFDQGQLVAYFNEHAHVQSTSYEPQGTRLKLECKAADYEKYRGEFIEL; this is translated from the coding sequence ATGGAACAACTGAAACAGAAAGCGATTATTGTCGGGGTCAATCTTAACAATCAACCCGATTTTTCCTATTCGATGGAGGAACTGCGCGGCCTGGCTGCCGCATGCAATATGGAAGTGGCCGGCGAGCTGCACCAGAAGGCAAATCGCGTGGGCTCCTCGCATTACATCGGGACCGGGAAGCTCGCGGAATTGTCCGCGATGCTTGAAGCCCACGACGCTCCTGTCGTTATTTTCAACGATGAGCTCTCTCCTTCCCAGCTTCGTAATCTCGAAGCGTATTTGCAGCGGAAGGTGATCGACCGGACGATCTTAATTCTCGATATTTTCGCCGAGCGGGCAAAAACAAGAGAAGCGCAGCTTCAAGTGGAGGTCGCGCGGCTGCAGTACATGCTGCCGCGTCTGACCGGCCTTCGTGAATCGTTAGGGCGGCAAGGCGGCGGGTCCGGCCTCAAGAATAGAGGCTCCGGAGAGACCAAGCTGGAGCTCGACCGGCGCCGAATTGAAGAGAGGATAACGGCCTTGCAGGCCGAGCTGGAGAAGCTCGTTTCCAGACGTCAAGTACAGCGGAAGCAGCGCCAGAAGAATAAAGTCCCGGTTGTCTGTCTGGTCGGCTACACGAACACGGGCAAATCGAGTCTAATGAACGTGATGGTGGAAACGTACAATCCGCGGCCGGAAAAACAGGTCTTTGTCCGGGATATGCTGTTCGCAACGCTGGAAACTTCGGTCAGAAGCATCGAACTGCCGGGCCATAAATCATTCCTGCTGACCGATACGGTGGGATTCGTAAGCGGGCTTCCCCATCACCTGATCAAAGCGTTTCGCTCTACGCTGGAAGAAGTCGCTGAGGCGGACTTACTGATTCACGTGGTGGACTATTCCAACCCGGAGTATAAACAGCTCATCTCCGTCACCAACGATACGTTAAAGGAACTGGGCGCAGACCAAATTCCGACGATCTTCGCCTACAATAAGACGGATTTAACCGATCACTTATACCCGCAGGTTCATGACGGCAGCGTGTACCTCTCCGCCCGAGAAAAGAGCGGAATTCACGAGCTTACGGAATTGATCCGCAGTCAGATCTTTAATGGCTATATACAGTGTGAAGTTGTGATTCCCTTCGATCAAGGGCAGTTAGTGGCTTACTTTAATGAGCACGCCCACGTCCAATCGACGAGCTATGAACCACAGGGGACGCGGCTTAAGCTGGAGTGTAAGGCAGCCGATTATGAGAAATATCGCGGCGAGTTCATTGAACTCTAG
- the erm gene encoding 23S ribosomal RNA methyltransferase Erm — translation MKKRHCFKSRLRQDREAIRVHGQHFLHDNRIIMEMISKAGIHAFGTVVDIGAGAGAITLLLAEKAGKVLAVENDPGLAESLRRRTEGYSSITVVEKDILETRMPGGPYCVVANIPFFLTTPILRKLLDPPVSSFQSAVLIIERGAALGLTETRVRNPRILTWRMRYEMELVRVVSRSHFSPQPSVDSAIFHVRRKKNPFIAPHHHERFSALAEYGLKFPMMPIHEALKGIFTPPQLKHLLKNIGTDRHEPVCTLSEQQWSVVFHTMLEHVESYRWPRKQRK, via the coding sequence ATGAAAAAACGGCATTGTTTTAAGTCCCGGTTGCGACAAGACCGGGAGGCGATCAGGGTCCACGGCCAGCATTTCCTGCACGACAACCGAATCATCATGGAGATGATTAGTAAAGCCGGCATTCACGCCTTCGGTACCGTTGTCGATATCGGGGCCGGAGCAGGTGCGATAACGCTGCTGCTCGCCGAGAAGGCCGGTAAAGTGCTGGCGGTCGAGAACGACCCCGGTTTAGCGGAGTCGCTGCGCAGAAGGACTGAAGGCTATTCCAGCATTACGGTTGTAGAGAAAGATATTCTGGAAACGCGCATGCCTGGGGGCCCCTACTGTGTCGTCGCGAATATACCTTTCTTCCTGACTACCCCTATTCTGAGGAAGCTTCTGGATCCTCCGGTGAGTTCATTTCAGAGCGCGGTACTCATTATCGAGAGAGGCGCAGCTTTGGGGCTCACGGAAACCAGGGTCCGTAACCCACGCATACTTACATGGAGAATGCGATATGAAATGGAATTGGTAAGGGTGGTTTCGCGGAGTCATTTCTCGCCTCAGCCAAGCGTGGACTCGGCCATCTTCCATGTTCGGAGGAAAAAGAATCCCTTCATTGCGCCTCATCACCATGAGCGGTTCTCGGCATTAGCCGAGTATGGACTGAAGTTTCCGATGATGCCGATTCATGAGGCGCTGAAGGGAATTTTCACACCGCCCCAGTTGAAACATCTGCTCAAGAACATTGGCACCGACCGTCATGAACCTGTCTGTACGCTGAGCGAGCAACAGTGGAGCGTCGTCTTTCATACGATGCTGGAGCACGTGGAATCGTATCGCTGGCCGAGAAAACAAAGAAAGTGA
- a CDS encoding glutamine--tRNA ligase/YqeY domain fusion protein produces MDIKKPSSGQEAPNFLELMIEHDLEHEMSPGQSIFTRFPPEPNGYLHIGSAYAININYSLAAKYGGVFHLRFDDTNPLKEDMEYVNSIIEDMRWLGFDPGNNIFYGSDYSSRIYDYAVRLVDKHAAYVCDLSAEEIHEYRGTLTKGGQDSPYRNRTKEENLDLLERMRKGEFATGSKVLRAKIDMASPNINLRDPVLYRIIHAPHYRTREEWCIYPMYDFAHPLQDAIEGITHSLCSIEFRDHRPLYEWVLNTLEISPAPRQREFGRLNLTGTVTSKRYLRELVSGGYADGWDDPRLPTFKGLRRRGFTPGSIKAFLKEIGVARDYTTVDIAMLEHTLRDDLKAAVPVVMAVLRPLKVILTNYPEDRSEELALPNNPEDPSLGDRLVPFSRVLYIEKEDFMEHPAAGFQRLAPGQEVRLKGAYYISCENIIRDPDTGEIAELHCTYDPLTKSGTGFSSRKVKGTIHWVSECHAVKADVRLYDKLLLDEEALQDDEAAWQDQINPDFLTLLTDCLVEPVLADASLESKFQFMRHGYFCVDYKHSTPEKRVFNRIVPLKDKWKGGKAK; encoded by the coding sequence ATGGATATAAAGAAGCCGTCAAGCGGACAGGAAGCGCCGAATTTCCTGGAACTGATGATTGAACATGACTTGGAGCATGAGATGAGTCCCGGGCAAAGCATATTTACCCGCTTCCCCCCGGAACCGAACGGATATTTGCATATCGGCAGCGCTTATGCCATTAACATCAATTACTCGCTGGCCGCAAAATATGGAGGCGTGTTTCATCTGCGCTTCGACGATACTAACCCGCTGAAGGAGGATATGGAATACGTCAACTCCATCATCGAAGATATGCGATGGCTCGGGTTTGACCCGGGAAACAACATCTTCTACGGGTCCGATTACAGCAGCCGAATTTATGATTATGCGGTTCGTCTGGTCGACAAGCACGCCGCTTACGTCTGTGACCTGAGTGCGGAGGAGATTCATGAATACAGAGGAACCTTGACCAAGGGTGGCCAAGACAGTCCGTACCGGAACCGGACGAAGGAAGAAAATCTCGATTTGCTGGAGAGAATGAGGAAAGGCGAATTCGCTACCGGCTCCAAAGTATTGCGGGCGAAGATCGATATGGCATCGCCTAACATCAATCTGAGGGATCCGGTTCTGTATCGAATCATCCATGCGCCCCATTACCGGACCCGCGAAGAGTGGTGTATTTATCCGATGTATGATTTTGCCCATCCGCTGCAGGATGCCATTGAAGGAATCACACACTCGCTGTGCTCGATCGAATTTAGAGACCACCGTCCCTTGTACGAGTGGGTGCTGAATACGCTCGAAATCTCCCCTGCTCCGAGGCAAAGGGAGTTCGGCCGGTTGAACCTTACAGGAACGGTCACGAGCAAAAGATACTTGCGGGAGCTGGTCTCCGGCGGATACGCGGACGGCTGGGATGACCCAAGGCTGCCCACCTTCAAAGGACTGCGGAGAAGAGGATTTACGCCCGGCAGCATCAAAGCCTTCTTGAAGGAGATAGGCGTCGCCAGAGATTACACCACTGTTGATATCGCTATGCTCGAGCATACGCTCAGAGACGACTTGAAGGCTGCGGTCCCTGTTGTAATGGCCGTTCTTCGTCCGCTGAAGGTGATTCTGACCAACTATCCGGAAGACCGGTCGGAGGAGCTGGCCCTTCCGAACAATCCCGAGGATCCGTCGCTCGGCGACCGGCTCGTTCCTTTCTCCAGAGTGCTCTATATCGAGAAAGAGGACTTTATGGAACACCCAGCTGCGGGTTTTCAAAGACTCGCCCCCGGCCAAGAGGTCCGGCTTAAGGGCGCTTATTATATCTCCTGCGAGAACATCATCAGAGATCCTGACACAGGGGAGATTGCCGAGCTTCACTGCACCTATGACCCGCTTACCAAGAGCGGTACAGGCTTTTCCAGCCGAAAGGTGAAAGGAACGATACACTGGGTATCGGAGTGTCATGCCGTCAAGGCCGATGTCCGCTTATACGACAAGCTGCTGCTGGATGAGGAAGCCCTTCAGGACGATGAAGCAGCCTGGCAGGACCAAATAAACCCGGATTTCCTGACCCTGCTTACGGACTGCCTGGTTGAGCCCGTGCTTGCAGATGCCTCACTTGAAAGCAAATTTCAATTTATGAGGCACGGGTACTTTTGTGTTGACTACAAGCACTCTACACCGGAGAAACGGGTTTTCAACCGCATCGTGCCATTGAAGGATAAGTGGAAGGGCGGCAAAGCGAAGTAG